CCCGGGATCGACGACGCCGGCACACGCAACACCAGGTTCTTGGAAGCCACCGACGCCGAGCACCGGGCCAACGACACCCGCGTCACCGTACTCAGGAGCAGCCGCAGACAACGCGACAAGACTGGCCGGTCAGCGGCCACCGTGGAAGCGGCAACATTCCGCGCCGGAGGTCGTCGGAGAGGCCGCGAGGCCGAAACTGATGCGGCAGACGTCGGCACCCGAGGGTCAGCGGTGGCGCGAGATTAAGAAGGACGAGTGGCCCGAAGGAATCGCGGAGGTACAAGCGGTGAAGGAGGCCCGCATCCTGGGCGGAAGGCGCAGCGTGCGCGTAAGATTGGACGGGCGCGGGTTCCGAGTGAGGATTGGGCTCGCGGGCCTGAGGGTGTTTGAAGAACAGCGGCCATAAATAAATGATCCCAACGAAACACAAACACGAAACGGCGTAGATCGGGGGTGACGCGGCTGAAAACAGGGGGGTGAAGAAAATGGGGCATACATGTCGGCATCACatctgaaaagaaaaaaaaagggaatgaAAATTTGCTGGTGGAACTTGAAAACAAACACCCCAATACTCACCTGTTGCCTCGTTTGAAATGCCAGTGTTGGGGCAATGTTGCCAGCACAAAACCCAGAGCCACTGGGGCACTAGCCAAGGGCAGATAGAGGGCGAAGGAGTGCTAGAAAGGAGATAGAAGGATGAAAGAGAAAGGAAAcaaaagaaagttaaagaaaCTTACCGAGAAAATGCCGAATCACCATGAACTAGGGACGGGGGCGCCTCGATAAGGCGGTCGATTGTCACTGGACGATAGTGCGATCGATGGGCACACGAAAATGGAAATATCATGGTGAATATCGCTGCGATCAGGTGGCAACGCTACACCTGCAATATCGATAGCTGAGGAATATCGATAGGTTATGAATATCGGTTCAGAGGGGAACCAGTTCAGAGATCGTCGCGGGAAATTCAAACTGCGGGCCGCTGGCATAGCGATAGCCGACGGCTATCGATGCCCAGTGTGGCCATATGGAGGAGCGGCGCGGGAAGTTCAAATTGCTGCAGAGATGACGACTGGCGCCGTAGAAACTCTCGGAGTTGAAAGCGTCGAGGGAGCGTCGAGGGAGCAACGAGGGAGCACCGAGGGAGCGCCGAGGGAATCAACAAGGTCATCGCAAGGACTCAATGGCTAGGATACACTAGCGAACGCCAGAGAGTAGGAAcgagttttctttaaaaacttcccgaagtaaggggggaatgtgaggagttgaataactccccacaaatagcagcaacaacaataacggatcgccggccgcataccagttacggcgaattagcgtagtagcggcgcggcgaagagagagtggagacttcgcagcgaagagagagtggagacttcaaggtgaagagagagagtttggagagtgagaGTCGGGAGAACGAGGGTGCAGATAAAGAGAGAAAGTGGAGACTTATCCGGCAGAGCGAGAGTGCCGGGTGCAAAAGGGATTAACGGAACaggcaccggactttggactctgccgtggacttcggactaggaggtcaagtgccacatctcggcaaccaagcggcacacaggcgtgccacatgcaccattgaAAGCAGCGGGACGACGGCAACAAGCAGAACAACAACTAAAGGCCGTGGGCGATGTGCAAAGGAGTCAATCAGGAACcttggactttggacctgcGTTGGAGAGTTGCCGCGAGCAGAGCGCAGAAGGAAAATAAAGGAActacaccggactttggactctgcagtGGACGATGGACAAAGGCCACATCTCCGCAACGGAGCAACACTcaagcgtgccacatgcaccatcgGGAACGGCGCGATGGCAGCAACGCGCAGAAATAAAAGCGGAGGCCATGCGTGAtggacaagtgggtcaaacgggaaccacggactttggacccagaatggagagttgccgcggacagagcgcaaaggggaagtaacggtacccggaggccctatataaagccgccgggcgctggcagcaGGATCAGTCGACCACGAAGAGTCAATCTATCAAGATCAGTCCAGATAATCCACGTGAACAAGTCAGCCAGTACAGTGAACAGTCAGTGAGCAACGAAAGTCGAGTCGCCGGAAGCAACGCCGTGGGAACCTACAAGGatcaagatcgctacgtcgagacgttcgggattggatcaccaggaatctccgaattaagacacaggtagctgaggtccagagggcgTCACACGGCTAGGTCAAGGCGATCCGCTTTCATTCCTGTCTCAACGAAATCCTCGCATCTAGCCTGGAGCGTCGAACAGATCTTGAGTGGTGAAAGCCTGCGACAAGAAATCGTGAGCTTGGGAAGATCCTATCCTATcggccagaagggagatcggtcaatCGTCTGTGGTCTCGAGTGGAGCACTCCAGAAGAGTCCTGCGGTTTGAGTTGTGTAGTCCCGGAGCGGCGTGTGTTGGAACCCCGAGTGAAAcgagccagaagggagatcggtcgaGCGTCTGTGGCCTCAAGTGGAGAACTCCATAAGAGCCCTACGGTTGAGTCGTGTACGACCAATACCCCGAGTATcagaagccacgctacgtcaaGCCAAGCAGCCACAAACCCCTACAGACCAGCCTACGCGGAAACGTCAAGGACGATAAGCCAAAGGGTGAAGCTAGGGCGGAACGTTCGTTTGCACTAGGCGTAGAAGCGAAATGAAGCGCTCGGCAGCATCCTTGCGTAACTTGGATTGCCAGCGCGATGTGAGTGGAActctagtgggaccatccgggacagagcaagggacagacAGGTGCATCGACAGGAGACACTCCTGGAGATCGCGACCTCTGTtgaccctagtctgagaacggtgacgcttccctaaacccGCGCAGCTGAACTCTTGGCGAGTTTAAGACGCTACGAGTAGGGGTCGATTCTACACAGCCGAGACGAGCAACGCCAAGCATCTTCAGGGAGCCTCAGGGATCTTCAGAAGGCTGCAGAGATCGTCGAGGGAGCTACAGAACCGGAGCACTCCGTCAACGAGGAGAGCACCAAGTCATCAAGGCGACCAGGAGTCGTCGACGGCCACGAGTGGCCATATCAAGATCACTGTACTATCACACCCGTAATAAACCCACTaagaacccgtgaattctgtgctttctcactgatctactgggcggtcacgcttatataaatttggtgggacgaacacacaactatactgagctagccgcacgaatctcgtagcgagcagacctaaataatcagttcgttacatctggcgcccaaaacgTGATTGTCCCAGCAGTGAAAGCAACATAAAGCAGAATGGGAAAGAAGTGGATTTACCGCCTCAAGACAGAGGATTTTTCCTACGTCGCAGAGAGGCTAAACATCGCTCTGGAAGGAAAAACAGACGACAAAAGAAAGGTATTGTCAGAATACTATTCTGAGACGGAGAACGACCCGGAACTGGCCGGGATCTGGGTCGAGCTGGAGGCAGCATACACCGAGAAAACAGCCCCAAGCATCACATTGACTCCCGCCGAAGGGGAATATCTATTGGCAAGCCTGAGCATCGACAACATGCAAAAGGAGGCACAAAAGAGGGAGCCAAGCCAGGAGAGGAAAAATACAGAGTTCATACAGAAAACAGCAGCCAACCAGATTATGCAAAGGTTGCGAAACAAGTCCGCGAATGGTCGTTTAAGTTCGACGGAATTGAGAAACCGTTCGAGTTTCTGGAGCGAGTGGAGTGGTCCGCAAATACATACGGCCTGGATTTGGATATGATTCCCCGCGCCGTGCCAGAATTACTGAAGGGGAGGGCATTGAAATGGTTCATctccaacaacaaacagtggCAAACCTGGGCGGAATTCATCCAGAGCTTTAACACATACTTCCTGCCGAGAGACTTTTTCTCCACACTTTCGGACAAAGTCAAGCAGAGGAAGCAAGGCTACGGGGAGACGTTTAAGGACTACATGATCGACATACAGGCAATTCGCCGACAGAGGCCCTCACCATCATCCGCCAGAACTGCACACCGAACCTAAAGATCGCCCTCAGAGCATACACAGTGGCAGACCTGGATACACTCATGGACCTAGCCGACGAGTTTGAGGAACTGGAGAAGGAACGGGAGACATTTGCCCAGGAGAACAAATTCGCCAGGGCAAAACCAGCAGCTCAGGCACAAACGATGTGCAGACGGTGCGAGGACACTGGCGACCAGGAACCCCGTGGGAACAGTCAATGGACACCGCCCCTACAAGACCACCGACAACAGGCAACCAACCCACCGTATGAACGCCGTATGAGCGGCCGCCGATACAACACCAACGGAGGCAGCCAACAAACCCCTTGTGGAGGCCACCAATCACAACGCAGAGGCCACGAGAGAGTACCCACATCACAGACCCCCAGGAGGCCTGCCGAAAGTGCGGCGGTCACGGGCACTGGGAACGCGGCTGTCGAAACCAGCGCTTGTTGTTCTGCTGGGTGTGCGGCAAAGTGGGTATCAGGAGCGTCGAGTGCTGCCAAAGAGTGGGAAATGGTCAGCGATCTCAGCCGCAGAGAGGCGGGCGGGGATCGCAAAATGCTTCCTCTCCAAACTAACTGGCAAGCTgatcgaggaggagcagcagttgtCCGCAGCGGTAACGATAGGTGGAGGCACGTATAAAGCCACAATCGACACCGGGGCAACAGCGAGCTTCATAAGCGAGGAACTTTCGGACAATCTGGCTGCCCTTGGAAAGATCACAAGGACAAGACGGCAAGTTAGGTTGGCAGACGGGAGATGCGGCGGAATCAATGCACAGCTGGAGGTAGAAATCGCATTCGGAAACAAGCGATTGACCATGAGCCTGCTGATACTACCAGGGGTAGTGGATTCGTTGGTGTTAGGATGGAATTTCCTCACGCAAGTCGGAACCGAGATAAAGTGTGCCGGCCACGAGATCACAATACCGGCCAGGAACCGACACAATGGGTGGCTCGAGGAAAAGCTATCGGTGGCAGTCGTTCAACACACAAGCGAGGATAACGACACAGCGAAATTCCTGGAGGAACAGCTAGCCGACTTCAACACCATGACGGGAACGTCGAACATGGCCGAGCATCTGATCACGATGAAAGACGACAAACCAATCAAGCAACGATACTACCCCAAGAATCCCAAAGTTCAAGGGGAGACCAATGCGAAGGTGGATGAGCTTCTCGAAATGGGGTATATAGAGCACTCAAAGAGCCCATACAGCTCCCCCATCGTGATGGGGAAGAAGAAGACGATGAAATGGAGACCCTGTGTCGATTTCAGGCAGATCAACGCAAAGTCGATAAAGGATGCCTACCCAATGCCGCGCATAAATTATATCCTCGACCAACTGCGAGAAGCGAGGTACATCAGCAGTTTGGACCTGAAGGATGGGTACTGGCAAATCCCACTGGAGGAAAGCAGCAGGCAATTCACGGCTTTCACGGTACCCGGAAAAGGTTTGTTCCAGTGGAGGGTCATGCCTTTCGGTCTCCATTGCCGAATGGACTTTTTAACGAGTTTTGGACCAAGTAATTGGTCCGGAAATGTCACCCCACGCTTTCGCCTACCAGGACGACATAATAGTGATCGGACGCACGCTAGAAGAACACAAAGCGAACCTGAGAGAAGTGTTTCGGCGGCTGAAAGAAGAAAATCTGAGGCTAAACCCAGACAAGTGTCAATTCTTCAAGAAGGAACTGTTGTATCTAGGCCATCGAGTGACCAGCGAAGGAATAGGCACGGATCCGGAAAAGGTAGCAGCCATCGCCGAACTAGAACCACCATCCACAGTAAGAGAACTCCGACAGTACCTGGGCGTAGCATCGTGGTACCGCCGATTCGTACCTGATTTCGCGAAAATAGTCAAACCACTCAACGATTTGCTACGCAAGGGCAACAAGTGGGTGTGGACACCGGAACATCAGAAGGCATTCGAAGAGGTCAAGGCAAGACTCGTTGCAGACCCCGTATTGGCGTGCCCGGACTTCGACAAACCGTTCACCCTGCAGACGGAcgcgagcgaatacggcatcGGGGCAATACTAACCCAGGAGACGGAGAATGGCGAAAAGGTAATCTCTTACTCAAGCAGAACACTCAACGGCGCCGAGAAGAATTAATCGACGACTGAGAAGGAGTGCTTAGCAATCGTCTGGGCGATCCGGAAGCTAAAGCCATATATGGAAAGTTACCACTTTAAGGTAGTAACCGACCATATGGCCCTGAAGTGGCTAAACAGCATTGAGAGCCCTTCAGGAAGGATCGCCAGATGGGCCCTGGAGCTACAGCAGTACGACTTCGAGATATCGTACCGGAAAGGACAGCTCAACGTGGTGGCGTATACCCTGTCAAGACAGCCACTACCAGAAACGCTTCGAGGGATCAAGGAGACATCGGCGGCGGAAGCATCTGCAGCATGCAGCTGGACTCAAGGAATGCACGAGAAGATTAAGACCCAACCGCAAAAGTACCCGGACTACGTGATGGAAGGTGACACCCTATACAGAAACATACCACACCGAGCAGGCAGCGAGGATGTCGCAACGTGGAAGATGTGCGTCCCTAAAGCTCTAAGGGAAACGGTGCTAAAAGAGAACCACGACTCACCTTCAGCGGGCCACGTTGGAAGCCGAAGGACGATTGGACGGCTGGCAGCACGATATTACTGGCCAGGCATGCACGGAGATGCCCGAGCCCATGTCGGAAAATGCGAGATATGCATGAGATTCAAGCCGAATCAAATGCAAGCGCCTGAAAAAATGCTAACGCAGGTGCCAGAGGAACCATGGGCAACGGTATGTGCGGACTTCGTCGGACCCCTGCCGCGTTCAAAGCACGGCAACCAAATGCTGATAGTACTGATAGACCGATTCTCCAAGTGGACTGAGTTAGTACCACTGCGCAGCGCGACGGCCGAATCACTAAAGAAAGCTTTCAGAGAACGAATAATCGCAAGGTACGGGGTCCCGAAGGTGGTCATTACGGACAACGGAGTACAATTTGCCAGCCGAATCTTCAAGGGTTTCCTAGCCGACATGGGTATCAAACAACAGTTCACAGCTCCATACACCCCGCAAGAGAACCCGACCGAGCGAGCAAATAGGACTGTAAAAACGATGATTGCGCAGTTCGCCGGGCAGGACCAGAGAAATTGGGACGAGAAATGGCCGGAAATCATGCTTGCAGTAAACACCAGCGTTTCGGAATCCACTGGCTACACCCCGGCATTTCTTACTCAAGGCAGAGAGCCCAGACTACCGAGCGCCCTATACGATCGAGAAAACTTGGGAACCGGACGAGCTACCGAAACGCCGGACGAAAACGCCAATAAACTCAGGGAGATCTTTCAGATCGTACGGCGAAATCTGGAAAAAGCCTCCCAGGATCAAGCCAGGCATTATAATCAAAGGAGGAGGCAATGGACACCAGCAGTGGGTGACATCGTGTGGGCCAAAGAACACCACTTATCAAAAGCGGCCGAAGGATTTGCAGCAAAGTTGGCCCCTATTTACGACGGGCCATTCCAGGTCGTGGATTTTGTTTCGCCtgtaatatgtaaaatacgCCATGTAAACACTAAGAAAGAGCGGACCATACATGTAAGCGAGCttaaacaacaagaaacaagCGAGCGAACGCAACAGGCAGAAACAACAAACGAACAACAACATTGAAACTCCTCTAAGGATACTACGAAATccctccaaggatactaccaGATCTCCAAGGACACTACGagaactccaaggatactacgaaaTCCCTCCGAGGATTCTACAAAATCACTCCAAGAATACTACGAGGACTCAAAGGATTCTACAAAATCACTCCAAGGATTCTACAAAATCACTCCAAGGATGCTACAAGACTACAAGGATAATATAAAACTCAAAGGATAACTACAGGAAACTCGTCAGAAACAACAACCGAAGCATCCAAGAACTACTTTAGAACTGACCAAAGCAAGCGTGCAAACATTTTCCCAAAGAAAGGGGGAAGACGGCACAAGAAACTGTACCGTAATGTCCGGACGTGAATAAGGAAGGCGAAGGAAATAGCGGTATCTAACAAAAGGAAAGTCGCGAAACCGAGGCATCGTTAAAGAGAGCGCGGCTACAGATGATCAATCAAAAAAACACCAGCATGATGAGCACCCGCATCACCCGCAGCGAAGCACGCAGGACCATGGAGATCCAACAACCAGCCGAAGGATCCAGGCTGGGGCAAGGACGGTCGACATCCCGGCCTATCCGAGTCCCGCGGCGGGTCCCACAGAGAGGTGTTCCGGAGCCTGTGATAAGCTCGGACAGCGACGTCGAGGTGGTGGACGACGAGCCGGGCAAACAAAGAAGATGGCGGATCCGGAGGGCGGTTGACCGC
The genomic region above belongs to Drosophila takahashii strain IR98-3 E-12201 chromosome 2L, DtakHiC1v2, whole genome shotgun sequence and contains:
- the LOC138914886 gene encoding uncharacterized protein: MIFPFSCAHRSHYRPVTIDRLIEAPPSLVHGDSAFSRTPSPSICPWLVPQWLWVLCWQHCPNTGISNEATDVMPTCMPHFLHPPVFSRVTPDLRRFVFVFRWDHLFMAAVLQTPSGPRAQSSLGTRARPILRARCAFRPGCGPPSPLVPPRFLRATRPS